In one Brassica oleracea var. oleracea cultivar TO1000 chromosome C9, BOL, whole genome shotgun sequence genomic region, the following are encoded:
- the LOC106318598 gene encoding uncharacterized protein LOC106318598 isoform X4, which yields MGDQATNQCSSSNNASVESTLELNIKTLDSQTYTFKADKNETVSVFKEKIASETGVPVAQQRLIFRGRVLKDDHPLSEYHLENGHTLHLIVRQPAESMPSSGTPSEGAAANDGNGSNGGPSRGRGHISHSVVLGTFNPADHTEGFGPDISRVIGAVLNSFGVGGQNLPNSSINVTQPSMPSNLSGHPPPGNASGGTPATGGQSQAAGQSQPRPAFTSAAFRASMPHVVQIPITAATTIPIPSFQTPIPDSLDTLMEFINRMEQALSRNGYQPDTSSATSEGRPREELPRNRQGPSTPEALAIVLRSSQRLLSGLAVSSLSHIAGRLEQDGSSPDPALRGQIQTEAVQVGLAMQHLGALLLELGRTLLTLRMGQSQELSYVNSGPAVYISPSGPNPIMVQPFPHQTSPLFTGAAGSSNPVTGQGGLGTSSRQINIHIHAGSSASPTMSSVGNHQSSGEQGEHNSNTSSVRVLPTRNFTAASAPAPAPSHFTGENVSAEIQSGASSAVTEQATNTVATSTPEESSPLRDLPSERSDSIFFNQGQRDKEHCEDSGHPEVDTISDAKLTKKATPEVVTPLGLGLGGLDRKKRSKQLKTLGKNEDGGTSASVEGVQQGSGTSSQQQLLQSLFSGSSRGRGSDDGVDVSSAMSQVLESPVLDGLLGGVSRQAGVDSPNMLRNMLQQFTQNPQIMNTVQQIAQQVDGQEIENMMSGGANSEGGGGFDLSRMVQQMMPLVSRAFSQGGPSLESALEQADVHQPLQANVQPMMQMIEHSDPPEDVFRAMVENAAMSQEDLADVLCSDEALAHEYAELLRRDLEGRLQDNHGP from the exons ATGGGAGATCAAGCCACTAATCAGTGCTCCAGTAGCAACAATGCATCGGTAGAATCAACCCTTGAGCTGAACATCAAGACGCTTGACTCACAGACATATACTTTCAAAGCTGACAAGAAT GAAACTGTTTCTGTTTTCAAAGAGAAAATAGCTAGTGAGACTGGGGTTCCTGTTGCTCAGCAGAGGCTCATTTTCCGGGGACGAGTTTTAAAAGATGATCACCCTCTCTCCGAGTATC ATTTGGAAAATGGGCATACCTTGCACTTGATTGTGAGGCAGCCAGCTGAATCAATGCCATCATCTGGTACCCCTTCAGAAGGGGCAGCTGCAAATGATG GAAATGGTTCAAATGGTGGACCATCTCGAGGTCGTGGACACATCTCCCACAGCGTAGTCCTTGGGACTTTTAATCCTGCAGATCACACTGAAGGCTTTGGTCCAGATATCAGCCGG GTTATTGGAGCAGTTTTAAATTCTTTTGGAGTTGGTGGGCAGAACCTTCCAAATAGCAGTATTAATGTCACGCAGCCGTCTATGCCC TCCAATTTGTCTGGCCATCCTCCGCCTGGAAATGCATCAGGTGGAACGCCTGCCACCGGTGGTCAAAGCCAAGCGGCGGGACAGTCACAGCCTAGGCCAGCATTTACTAGTGCAGCATTTCGAGCATCTATGCCTCATGTGGTTCAGATTCCTATTACAGCAGCTACAACGATTCCCATTCCTTCATTTCAGACG CCTATCCCGGATTCGTTAGACACTCTTATGGAGTTCATTAATCGGATGGAACAAGCACTATCACGAAACG GCTATCAGCCAGATACCTCCTCTGCTACATCAGAAGGTCGGCCCAGGGAAGAGTTGCCTAGAAATAGACAAGGCCCATCAACGCCTGAAGCACTGGCTATTGTCCTGAGGAGTTCACAGCGTCTACTAAGTGGTCTAGCCGTCTCTTCGTTATCG CATATTGCAGGACGTCTAGAGCAGGATGGATCCTCTCCAGATCCTGCCCTCAGGGGACAAATCCAGACAGAGGCAGTGCAGGTAGGTCTTGCTATGCAACATTTAGGGGCCCTCCTTCTGGAGCTTGGGCGGACACTTCTGACACTGAGAATGGGACAGTCTCAG GAATTATCCTATGTGAACTCTGGCCCTGCTGTATACATATCTCCTTCAGGACCGAATCCTATTATGGTTCAG CCTTTTCCGCATCAAACCAGCCCGCTCTTTACTGGTGCGGCTGGCTCATCAAATCCAGTAACCGGACAAGGTGGTTTAGGAACTTCCTCAAGGCAGATTAACATTCACATACATGCTG GGTCGTCAGCTTCACCTACGATGTCGTCAGTTGGAAACCATCAAAGCAGTGGAGAGCAAGGAGAACATAACAGCAATACAAGTTCAGTACGGGTACTTCCAACGAGAAACTTCACTGCTGCTTCTGCTC CTGCTCCTGCTCCATCACATTTTACCGGTGAGAATGTGTCTGCCGAGATTCAATCTGGTGCTTCTAGTGCTGTGACTGAGCAGGCTACCAACACTGTGGCTACTTCCACACCGGAGGAAAGTAGCCCATTGCGTGACTTACCATCTGAGAGGAGTGACTCTATT TTTTTCAACCAGGGTCAACGCGATAAAGAACATTGTGAAGATTCAGGGCATCCAGAGGTAGATACTATCAGTGATGCCAAATTAACTAAGAAGGCTACTCCAGAAGTCGTGACCCCACTTGGATTGGGGCTCGGGGGTTTGGACCGTAAG AAACGAAGCAAGCAGCTTAAGACATTAGGTAAGAATGAAGATGGCGGGACTTCTGCTTCGGTTGAAGGTGTGCAACAGGGCAGTGGGACCAGTAGTCAACAACAGCTTTTGCAATCTCTCTTTTCTGGTAGCTCACGTGGGCGAGGTTCAGATGATGGTGTAGATGTCTCGAGTGCAATGTCTCAGGTGTTGGAGAGCCCTGTTTTGGATGGATTGCTAGGAGGGGTATCTCGACAAGCTGGTGTTGATTCACCAAATATGCTGAGGAATATGTTGCAGCAGTTTACCCAGAACCCACAGATCATGAACACAGTCCAGCAAATTGCTCAACAGGTGGATGGTCAAGAGATAGAGAATATGATGTCAGGCGGAGCTAATAGCGAAGGAGGTGGTGGCTTTGATCTCTCTAGAATGGTCCAGCAAATGATGCCTCTAGTCTCACGTGCTTTTAGCCAAGGAGGACCATCACTTGAATCGGCATTAGAACAGGCTGATGTTCATCAACCTTTACAG GCAAATGTTCAACCCATGATGCAGATGATTGAGCACTCTGATCCACCAGAAGATGTCTTCCGTGCAATGGTTGAAAATGCTGCGATGAGTCAAGAAGACCTTGCAGACGTGCTCTGCAGTGATGAAGCTCTTGCTCAT GAATACGCGGAGTTGCTAAGGCGTGATCTGGAAGGCCGGCTACAAGATAATCATGGTCCATAA